The genomic stretch GCGTTTTATGACATCGTATTGGCAGTTACTGTGAGAACCGGCAGACGGCTTTGCTCTGCCTCTTACCGGACTGTCTGGTTCCTCCTTTTATTCTGACAACTTAAATCTCTTTGGAAGAAGACGATCAAAGTCTTTCCGAGAAGCACGctccaaagggggggggggggcgaagggcGGGCGAAAGGGAATTCGCCgatcatgatttttattttcgaTGACAGCCGAAGGGCTGTCGCGTGCGTGTCTGCGAGCGTGCCGCACGCAGACCTGAGCGTGAGTCAGCAGGGCGGGGGTGTCCCGCAGACCTGAGCGTGAGTCAGCAGGGCGGGGGGTGTCCCGAGGTGTCGGCCATGCCCGCGGGCGCTTGGCCCCTGTCCCGACGCCGaggcctttgtgttttttttggctcctcggcacccccaccccccccagaatGGGCGGGGCTGAAACACCTGTAAATCAGCAGTGGGGCCGACTGGGCGGCGGACGCTCTCTTACTGCCTGCGCTGGACGCTCTCTTACTGCCTGCGCTGGACGCTCTCTTACTGCCTGCGCTGGACGCTCTCTTACTGCCTGCTCTGGACGCTCTCTTACTGCCTGCGCTGGACGCTCTCTTACTGCCTGCGCTGGACGCTCTCTTACTGCCTGCGCTGGACGCTCTCTTACTGCCTGCGCTGGACGCTCTCTTACTGCCTGCGCTGGACGCTCTCTTACTGCCTGCGCTGGACGCTCTCTTACTGCCTGCGCTGGACGCTCTCTTACTGCCTGCTCTGGACGCTTGCTTACTGCCTGCCCTGGACGCTCGCTTACTGCCTGCGCTGGACGCTCTCTTACTGCCTGCGCTGGACGCTCTCTTACTGCCTGCGCTGGACGCTCTCTTACTGCCTGCGCTGGACGCTCGCTTACTGCCTGCGCTGGACGCTCTCTTACTGCCTGCGTTGGACGCTCTCTTACTGCCTGCGCTGGAGGCTCGCTTACTGCCTGCGCTGGACGCTCTCTTACTGCCTGCGCTGGACGCTCTCTTACTGCCTGCGCTGGACGCTCGCTTACTGCCTGCGCTGGACGCTCGCTTACTGCCTGCGCTGGACGCTCTCTTACTGCCTGCGCTGGACGCTCGCTTACTGCCTGCGCTGGACGCTCTCTTACTGCCTGCGCTGGACGCTCTCTTACTGCCTGCGCTGGACGCTCGCTTACTGCCTGCGCTGGACGCTCACTTACTGCCTGCGCTGGACGCTCTCTTACTGCCTGCGCTGGACGCTCGCTTACTGCCTGCGCTGGACGCTCGCTTACTGCCTGCGCTGGACGCTCGCTTACTGCCTGCCCTGGACGCTCGCTTACTGCCTGCGCTGGACGCTCTCTTACTGCCTGCGCTGGACGCTCTCTTACTGCCTGCGCTGGGAGTAGCTGCCCACAGCGCTGCAGACATGGGCCTGGGTTTCGGGGGGGCTCCATTGGTTgttggggaggggcaggggcatgGGTGGAGCGCAGGTTGGTAGTCGGGAGAGGGGCGCGAAGGCAGCACCCAAGATGGAACCCGGGCCGGtcatctgaaacacatttttgttactGCGGGCTTGAGTACGTTTCTTTTTCTCACGCTGATGTCCCTGTCGTGTCTCCCACAGGCCATCAGCAACAAGGACCAGCACAGCATCTCCTACACTCTGTCTCGAGCACAGACCGTGGTGGTGGAGTACACACACGACAGCAACACGGACATGTTCCAGGTACAGAGCCGCTCCTGAACACAGCCTGACTGAACACTGgtctctgaacacacactgaccgAACACTGGTCTCTGAACACAGCCTGACTGAACACTGGTCTCTGAACACACCCTGACTGAACACTcgcctgaacacacactgactgaacactgGTCTCTGAACACGGCCTGACTGAACACTcgcctgaacacacactgactgaacactgGTCTCTGAACACAGCCTGACTGAACGCAGACTCactttctcccttcctccctttcccttctttcctctccctcctttccctctccctccctatcgtcccctcctctcctctccctctccccccccccccccccccccccgcgcagatCGGGCGCTCCACGGAGAGCCCCATCGACTTCGTGGTGACGGACACGGTCCCCGGCAGCCAGAGTAACGGGGACACGCAGACGGTGCAGAGCACCATCTCCCGCTTCGCCTGCCGCATCATGTGCCagcgctgccccccccacaccgcccgCATCTACGCCGCCGGATTCGACTCCTCCAAGAACATCTTCCTGGGggtgaggctggggggggggggcagggggggaagTACGCAGAGTGTACCCCTAAACGCAGACAGGGCCTGaaggagagtgagtgtgtgtgtgtgtgtgtgtgtgtgtgtgtgtgtgtgtgcgtttgcgtgttcgtgtatgtgtgtgcgtgtgtgtgtgcgtttgcgtgttcgtgtatgtgtatgtgtgtgtgtgtgtgtgtgtgtgtgtgtgtgctgataaaGGCTGAGGGACTCtgggtgtcagtgtgtgggtgtccTACATTCAGATCTTTTTTGCGTGACTACACTGCAGTCTGCATGTGTGGCTTGtaggtctttttttcttttgtctgattctttttattgtttctgtgaTAAAaagatgtgagagagagagagagagagagagagagagagagagagagcagtggtaGCGTTCGAGGCAGATGGCAGATGGAGAATAAAAGGTTTGAGTATCTGGCCAGGCACACGAGGGAAACGATGATGTGGTACAGACATGACACACAGCGGACAGGGAAGTCTGAGCACGCAATCTGTGCACCAGCAGAGGGACAGCTGACCCCtaaccctgctctctctccctctctctctccttctctctctccctccctctcttctcactctctctccctgactctctccttcactccctccctcttcctgtctccctctctctccccctccctctcaccctctctctctgcctctctccctccctttctccctccgtccccctccctccctctctctctcactccatcccctctctctctccctcactctctccttcactccctccgtccccctccctccctctctctctcactccatcccctctctctcttcctcactctctccttcactccctcccttcctccctctccctctctccctccccccctctatctctctctgtctctctccctctctcccccctctctccctccccccctccccctctcccctccccccccctcccccccccccccccccccccccccgcaggagaAGGCAGCGAAGTGGAAGACGCCGGACGGGCAGATGGACGGGCTGACCACCAACGGCGTGCTGGTGATGCACCCCCGGCTCGGCTTCACCGAGGACTCCAAGCCCGGCGTGTGGAGGGAGATCTCCGTGTGCGGCAACGTCTTCACCCTGCGGGAGACCCGCTCCGCCCAGCAGCGGGGCAAGATGGTGAGGAACCGCCCCCGCACCCCAACACGCCTGCGCCCCAACACACCTCCTACACACGcctgcaccccaacacaccTCCTACACACGCCTGCACctcaacacacctgcaccccaacacACGTGTCTTACACACACCTACATCCCAACACGCATCTTACTCAAGcctgcaccccaacacacctcctgcacacacctacaccccaacacacctgcaccccaacacccctCCTACACACGcctgcaccccaacacaccTCCTACACACGcctgcaccccaacacaccTCCTACACACGcctgcaccccaacacacctgcaccccaacacaccTCCTACACACGCCTGCACctcaacacacctgcaccccaacacACGTGTCTTACACACACCTACATCCCAACACACATCTTACTCAAGcctgcaccccaacacacctcctgcacacacctacaccccaACACGAGTCTTACTCAAG from Anguilla rostrata isolate EN2019 unplaced genomic scaffold, ASM1855537v3 scaf0117, whole genome shotgun sequence encodes the following:
- the LOC135246272 gene encoding E3 ubiquitin-protein ligase pellino homolog 2-like — translated: MSLSCLPQAISNKDQHSISYTLSRAQTVVVEYTHDSNTDMFQIGRSTESPIDFVVTDTVPGSQSNGDTQTVQSTISRFACRIMCQRCPPHTARIYAAGFDSSKNIFLGEKAAKWKTPDGQMDGLTTNGVLVMHPRLGFTEDSKPGVWREISVCGNVFTLRETRSAQQRGKMVRNRPRTPTRLRPNTPPTHACTPTHLLHTPAPQHTCTPTHVSYTHLHPNTHLTQACTPTHLLHTPTPQHTCTPTPLLHTPAPQHTSYTRLHPNTPPTHACTPTHLHPNTPPTHACTSTHLHPNTRVLHTPTSQHTSYSSLHPNTPPAHTYTPTRVLLKPAPQHTSLTHTI